Within Spinacia oleracea cultivar Varoflay chromosome 4, BTI_SOV_V1, whole genome shotgun sequence, the genomic segment GCTTCGGTGAggtccaccatctccttatctggactcttctctctttcgagagaaacgtcagcagattcctCCTTCTGCTCGACCACAATAGGggcatccgagccaggaacaaggtcggcttcaatcgcctccatcaccttggtgatatcctggatctcgatccctaaagcagtagacggcttcagcagagaggggatggtatcttcctcagccaacggttgatccacgggcggcggttccgcaaccaccacactcttcaacttctgccctggcaagggcatgaagtgaaggagattcTTGGGAGGAGGCATATCTTCCGAAACCGTGTCCTACAAAACAGGCGTTCAGAGATCagcttcaaggaaaaataaagaaaaaactccaagtcagagcaaataccttctccgaggactgagaagccttcgctttcttcggatgcgcggaaggcctcaaaagagcgctacccttccttttgcgttgatcctaaaaaggggagaccaagggtcaataaatgtaaaagaagacaaaggaagaaataaagaaaaaagcgtgaagtacccggttcctagataaagagatatctatccgagccggggatgaaaccgaaggaacgacacgcggcacagcgtcagtcccaggaccctaaaaagatggtccaggaccaagacgttagccgacggccaaccagaaagaaagacaaacaaaagacttcgggatatagaaacactcaccggatctgAGGTTGTCCTCAAGTCAGGAAGCACgaccttcactggaacagcttcgggagaggaggtagaatcccacggatcagctcgaacttcagatatccgagcgacacccgaaggagacagcacgtaatccttcaagcgaggattacgaggattctctttcccgaagttgtaatcaggagccgagtcgtgaatagtcttcagatccaaagagATGCCCAAAACTACAGGATCaacgcagctaaagccgtactctgcagaaacaaagcacaaaacaaagtcaataaaacgagGCAAAAAGGAagaggacaaactcactgaagcacggtcccagccgaaagacacctacccctgtcaaaaatcctgctgagaccggcaacagcaagaatgtcctcccgcaagatatagttgaggttcgggagccagttaGACGGCAGTTTGTAAttgtcctcccgagccaaaaaccactggaggagatccacgtagtggtgatggttccgatccggagcagccacgcttctcatatcaggatcaggagtcacaaaccacttcggagggcgataaaaattgggatgcttcggatctgtcggcacacgaaagagcaaccactccgtcttccaattatggtcagagctgaggtaagggtaggccgtaatatagttcggctcccccttccttcgggactttttgttgacgatggtccaccaaccatacccatcccccttggaagcgtgattgaaagacagatcgtggagatcccgaaacacggcgacagagcagggaaagttaacaaaatcgcacacccatctaaatccgatgatgtgcctcatagatttgggtgtaagttgggccaaactgatgttgtacgacaccaggagctcgaAAATGAATGGATCCAAgggaaagcggagaccgttctccaagtgatgagtatacacagagatgaaccccctcggcggatgagtcacccgagggcgctcctgatcgggaagctcgcaccaataccccaaggcgtgctggattccgtatagctcctcggccctccgatggtagttccccagcttcgcctccaccaaccagtcaccactgaccgatttctccaacggaccatcgatcttagtggtctcatgcaagatcggggcatacttaccctgcggatcagcttcagtccagtgaactggaaactcagggtaaggacggcgcacacccgaagaaccagctttcttaccagaagttgcgcgttcagacacgctagacccgccaacaacatcatccttggaagcatcccaaccagtcgaacgcctctccaccggcctctccgaaggccgacccctcgaagttttctgtgaccttcccgaaggcacattctccctctcactagaggagccaacgacgaacttgcttttgcccctattctttgccatggtcgcgaattctcggtctagggtttagattgaggagtagaaggaagaacgaagaagtagggagaattcagaaacaaattacctttttccgaagcggaattcgccgataagaCGAACagcacaagttcccgaagtctaaagctggccgaatttcgtagatctgaagaaactcgAAAACCACGATCGCCGGGAAAAGAGAAGAAGTTTGtttaaaagagagagaaagtaaagtttGAAGGAAGTTTAACGCctggtatttatagaaaagggaAGCGTATCAACTTCCTTTcgacccacgatctccacgacacaatacaactcccaacacttgtcatcaatgcaaatcatcccttttcaaaaaaaaagagggaacttttggacttctgacaactgaaaacccacccatttaattctaaatggaccgggtctggggggcatgttgtttgggctcccaattgattctcaattgggccactaagtccaaagcccaatggctctaaacaaacagcatcaaacctaccaatggatagccagccatccatcaaggcccaaggcccaaaagcaataaatgacctatgggcatttattatgcaaacactataaataggccgccaaggctcacacctcaaggtacgtccaatttatcgccttaagactactcttctagagaacttctctctagaatccgagcatcgttcttacttaggcatcggaggggctttcctcggaaacacccccgaggctagtgactttgctcttgtgcaggtgaattcggactctactcattcaaacaagcaagatcttcaacacatacgaaagggccttcattcgaagcccattgtttccatctttacaacaccggaacagaatgtaaaagaaatgaaaataaaaacgCATCATACATATTAACATGCTGCAAAATTTCCTTAGTATCGACCTTTAAGTATGTGTATTGGTTGTTTTTGCAAGGGTGAGTTATCTTCAGAGTACATCTAATTCTATGTAACATTATTGACTCCTTTTTATACATTGTGTTAATTAGCGTATGATTTGTTTGATTGATTGCAAATCAAGTTTGATTAATCACTAATGTCTAATTTAAACCAAGATATATTCTGAAGATAAGCTCTTAATAAATTTCTTGGCTAAGCGATAACCGACAAAGATAATTGTgcatacacaaattcttatttacaatgggtgtacaataaatattgtacaccagagtaaaagttaactcaaaatgcttaaaagttaagcttatatatgtaaaagttatctattttttagtgataaattttttcattttagtaaaacttatttcttcaaaattactaataatgtataacattaatcatttaacccattaaaatgtttatctatcaacttttttttactaatataaaagttaatcaaaactagattaaagttataaaaaaatgggttaaagttatcttggtgtacaataaatttattgtacaccttgtgcgcgcaagaccttttgttgttCATATACTTCCAACAAATATGAAATGTTTAGCATGAAAGGAACATTGTTGAATGAATACACAACCCATTGTTATCACCAAACTAAATCGTAATTTAGACATTTGTAATGATCGAATCATCATTCCAAATATTTAACTTCCAAAGCAGGGCAAACAATGCATAATGAATACATAACATGTCTTTAACATCGGGATATTTCGTAATCTACACGTATTTCACGAACCACCGAATTGAAACATAGCCGTTAAATGTAATAAATCATGAAGAAAGAAACGAAACGTACAACACACGTTTAACTGCACCGGACTATCGTAATCCACACATGTGTAACAACCGGTCGTAAAATGAAAAGGATGAAAATCAAGACAAGAATATGTTAGTAAACCCACAATACGCCTTTAACACCAGACTACATCGTAACTACACATATGACtaattcattaaataaaatagtaaaaTGCATCTCTAAATCCCTAATAGCCATGTATGTACTAATTAAGTTCATTAAAAATTTCCCACAATTTTAGCACAAATCCTATATAATACTTcttccgtcttttaatactcgtaacgtttgttagttttacgcatgccaatgcacaactttgatcatttatatcttaaattctctttatgcaaaacttataaaaagttgatattttgaaaatacatattgagacgaatctaacaagatcccacatgactatgttttatctaatataaaaaacactaataatagtcaaagtagattatatgaatagtgacaaaagtccaaacgttgcgagtattaaaagacggaggaagtaataaaaATTTCACTGACTATTGTCAGGCCTCTAAAACTCTAATCCAACAATCACATAgacttttttaaattaaaatgttaaaaaaaagcTTTATAATATCGCAATCCACCAATCCGATCCAAATTTAAAATCTTTAGGACATGAACACAAAAATAATCCGAACTCCAAAGGCTTGAATATAAGAGACCTTCAAAATTGACATAAAACTTGGACCAAATTCACCAAATCTGAATTTTCCTTTTTCAAACTGTACTAAATTACTcgtaataaataaattttatgtaaataaggAATCCCAAATAATCAGGACCCTAAAATATCGATTTGATTCCTTCCAAGAATCCTAACGTGGCAACCATCTAATCTACCTTCCTTAAACTTCATCTTTGCCACTCACTTCACCACTCACTTCACCACTCACTTTTCCCACATTCATCAAAATAAACGGCTGTGATTTCTTCGTATAAATCACTCGCGTAAATACGCGTGTGTGAGTCATAAAGCAAACCCTAAACCTATTCTTGTTTTATCAACCAACGGCCAGACGTGTTTAAATTTACTTTATTGTCCCTGATTATTTCGTTTTACTACAACTCACCCTTCTCTCCACCCATCTATTAATACCCTCTCGTCGACACCACTAGGTTTGGAGAACTGAAATCCGAAATACCCttttttagaagaaaaaaaaggaaaaaagaaaagattTCGATTCTCTTTCTTTATCGTCTTCCTCAAGAAATTGAAaatctcactttctctctcctctgtgaCAACAATGGCGGCAACTTCGTCGTCACGCCATCAACGTTCTCACTCACCTTCTGGAAGATTCTGTGCATCTTCTATTTCATCTTCCTCTTCTTTTACTTCGTCCTCTCCGACGTTTACTTCTCAATCTACAGATTTGTTTCACAGATCTTCTTCTCCTACGAGAGTCAGCATCTATGGATGTTCGTCTCCTCAAACGACGTCGTCGTCCGTCCGATTCTCCATCGATAATCGGCCGACTTCGCCTAACAGATCTTTTGCTGCCGTGAATCGGAATCGGAATCCGTTTCCGGcggcgtcagggaagaagaagacgTGCATGTGTTCCCCGACGACTCACCCTGGCTCTTTCCGGTGTAGCTACCACAAGAGTTTGGAGGCGAAGAAGCAGCAGAATATGGTGTCGTATCCGCCGAATCGGTTAAACATGAGGCGATCCGCGATGACGAATTCGCTCGTCAGAATCGGCACAGTGGAAGGCGGTGATTCGGTGAAGCGTGCTCTCGCCGCGCTGATCCG encodes:
- the LOC110784256 gene encoding uncharacterized protein, producing the protein MAATSSSRHQRSHSPSGRFCASSISSSSSFTSSSPTFTSQSTDLFHRSSSPTRVSIYGCSSPQTTSSSVRFSIDNRPTSPNRSFAAVNRNRNPFPAASGKKKTCMCSPTTHPGSFRCSYHKSLEAKKQQNMVSYPPNRLNMRRSAMTNSLVRIGTVEGGDSVKRALAALIRPCAHQQRRRSDFQPRPSRLSIMSKAGDSDP